In Carya illinoinensis cultivar Pawnee chromosome 6, C.illinoinensisPawnee_v1, whole genome shotgun sequence, a single genomic region encodes these proteins:
- the LOC122312550 gene encoding uncharacterized protein LOC122312550, with protein sequence MEEGRGFESSRFFQNRNTEREGKGNTKIEEGRGFGVFEVLPKSKHREERKEKHRNGGRKGLRLRWSSKVEIQRGKEGETHGLHVFRIREKEEEKVEYFVRLNLIKIISNKWYLEPRSMGTMRFDIEKFTGDNDFGLWRIKMRALLVQHGLQDALLGERKKGSSLKGEDRETVKEDILQKAHSALILSLGDKVLREVATEDTAAGIWLKLENLYMTKSLANRLHKKTKLYTFKMNPGTQIG encoded by the exons ATGGAAGAAGGAAGGGGCTTCGAGTCTTCGAGGTTCTTCCAAAATCGAAACACAGAAAGGGAAGGAAAGGGAAACACAAAGATTGAGGAAGGAAGGGGCTTTGGGGTCTTTGAGGTTCTTCCAAAATCGAAACACAGAGAGGAAAGGAAGGAGAAACATAGAAATGGAGGTAGGAAGGGACTTCGGCTTCGATGGTCTTCAAAAGTTGAAATTCAGAGAGGGAAGGAAGGGGAAACACATGGACTTCATGTCTTCAGAATCagagagaaggaggaggaaaag GTTGAATATTTTGTTAGACTGAATCT AATAAAGATAATTTCTAACaagtggtatctagagcctaggTCGATGGGGACAATGAGGTTTGACATAGAAAAATTCACAGGGGATAATGACTTTGGGTTATGGAGAATAAAGATGAGGGCACTCCTAGTCCAACATGGACTTCAGGATGCCCTCTTGGGTGAAAGGAAGAAGGGTTCTTCCTTGAAAGGGGAAGATAGGGAGACTGTCAAAGAAGACATTCTCCAGAAAGCCCACAGTGCCCTAATCCTATCTCTTGGGGATAAAGTCCTGAGAGAGGTGGCCACTGAGGACACTGCTGCAGGAATATGGTTGAAACTAGAGaatttgtatatgacaaaatctctaGCCAACAGGCTCCACAAGAAAACCAAACTTTATACTTTTAAAATGAACCCTGGGACTCAAATAGGATAG